A region of Cellulophaga sp. RHA19 DNA encodes the following proteins:
- a CDS encoding GreA/GreB family elongation factor: protein MKYGGLIIEKKEYVLLKKLMNLSGYHKDVTYKKSIAKLNNELKTATVKDEKDMPTDVIRFNSIVTITAEEGWQNSFQLVKPSDSDLKNKKLSILTPMGTAVIGYAKGDTLLWEFPAGEKTLTVTNVEQKNNYIDINTVV from the coding sequence ATGAAATACGGAGGCTTAATTATTGAAAAAAAAGAATATGTGTTGTTAAAAAAATTGATGAACCTATCTGGTTATCATAAAGACGTAACATATAAAAAATCTATTGCTAAGCTTAATAACGAGCTAAAAACTGCTACTGTAAAAGACGAAAAAGATATGCCTACAGATGTTATTAGGTTTAACTCTATTGTAACTATTACCGCAGAAGAAGGATGGCAAAATAGTTTTCAATTAGTTAAGCCATCTGATAGTGATTTAAAAAACAAAAAATTATCTATTTTAACTCCTATGGGCACTGCCGTAATTGGTTACGCAAAAGGCGATACACTTTTATGGGAGTTCCCAGCAGGAGAAAAAACCCTTACGGTAACCAACGTAGAACAAAAAAATAATTATATAGATATAAATACTGTAGTATGA
- a CDS encoding Glu/Leu/Phe/Val family dehydrogenase, which produces MIAKQQKKLKQGMLDNVMRQFNYSADNINLNPNIRKILSITNNELVVHFPVKMDNGDVEVFTGYRVQHNNALGPYKGGLRYHPTVDIDAARALAMWMTWKTSLAGLPYGGAKGGIQLDPSKYSQAELERITRRFTYALGDNIGPELDIPAPDVNTNPQTMAWILDTYMSTKAPSERSKNMHVVTGKPVGAGGSEGRDRATGYGVFLSIKFWAENKKVSLKDKKYIVQGFGNVGYWTSHFLENEGAILVGVQDASGSIINENGISVEDLYKHTMEHNGAVAGFNDATPILNENFFGINCDICVPAALGNQITANNADSIKAFLIAEGANGPTDVEAEKILLEKGVAIIPDILCNSGGVIGSYYEWLQNRNGEIWQLDEVLEKMHKKLKESFNKVMKTALEKDIDMRTAAFNIAIERLEQAYVQRGIFP; this is translated from the coding sequence ATGATAGCAAAACAACAAAAAAAGTTGAAGCAAGGGATGCTAGATAATGTTATGCGACAATTTAATTATAGTGCAGATAACATAAACTTAAATCCTAATATTAGAAAAATATTAAGCATCACTAACAACGAGCTTGTTGTGCATTTTCCTGTAAAAATGGATAATGGAGATGTAGAGGTATTTACAGGTTATAGAGTACAACATAACAATGCGCTTGGCCCATATAAAGGTGGTTTACGTTATCACCCAACTGTAGATATAGATGCTGCCAGAGCTTTAGCTATGTGGATGACCTGGAAAACCTCTTTAGCAGGTTTGCCTTACGGTGGTGCCAAAGGTGGTATACAACTAGATCCTAGTAAATATTCACAAGCAGAACTAGAGCGCATTACTAGAAGATTTACTTATGCTTTAGGAGATAATATTGGTCCAGAATTAGATATTCCTGCACCAGATGTTAACACAAATCCGCAAACAATGGCGTGGATTTTAGATACATACATGTCTACAAAAGCACCATCAGAACGCTCTAAAAATATGCACGTTGTAACAGGAAAACCTGTAGGTGCCGGAGGCTCTGAAGGTAGAGACAGGGCTACAGGTTATGGCGTATTTTTAAGTATAAAATTTTGGGCAGAAAATAAAAAAGTAAGCCTAAAAGATAAAAAATACATTGTACAAGGTTTTGGTAATGTTGGTTACTGGACTTCTCATTTTTTAGAAAATGAAGGTGCCATTTTAGTTGGCGTACAAGATGCATCTGGATCTATTATAAATGAAAACGGAATATCTGTTGAAGATTTATACAAGCATACTATGGAACACAATGGTGCTGTTGCAGGCTTTAATGATGCTACACCAATATTAAACGAAAACTTCTTTGGCATTAATTGCGATATCTGTGTACCAGCCGCTTTGGGTAACCAAATTACGGCAAATAACGCAGATAGTATTAAAGCTTTTTTAATTGCTGAAGGTGCCAACGGACCAACAGACGTAGAAGCTGAAAAAATATTACTAGAAAAAGGTGTTGCTATTATTCCAGATATTTTATGCAACTCTGGTGGTGTAATTGGTAGTTATTATGAATGGTTGCAGAATAGAAACGGAGAAATTTGGCAGCTAGATGAAGTATTAGAAAAAATGCACAAAAAGCTAAAAGAGTCTTTTAATAAAGTAATGAAAACTGCTTTAGAAAAAGATATAGATATGCGTACTGCTGCTTTTAATATTGCCATAGAACGTTTAGAACAGGCTTATGTACAAAGAGGAATTTTTCCATAA
- a CDS encoding sigma-54-dependent transcriptional regulator produces the protein MGLEKENILIVDDDIHILELLQRHLQALNYHVYKAVSVKQALYVLHDSTIDLLITDIQMPEIDGLQLLKYTAEHYPEIPKLVITGYPSVDDAMSVIKSGATDYLTKPFTKEELKQAVNRSLESSKKTKKPKEKKQTAVSGYGQMIGQSTAFEKVTQIIERVKNNKATVLIEGESGTGKELVARAIHFSGKFAKQPFIAVNCGAIPENLLESELFGYTKGAFTGANENKNGFFQAANNGTLFLDEIGNASTAVQAKLLRALQEKEITKVGSQKVEKVDLRIIAATNNNLQEDIANKSFREDLYYRLTVVQIDVPPLRERKSDIPLLVEQFLRKYGVEYKDRLLQITDDALKMLQRYHWQGNIRELENVIQRAVIMSDGKIDIKDFPDYLKYKIEFPDASFSSLQQMEKEYILKVLAATNNNKTKAAEILQIDRKTLRQKLK, from the coding sequence ATGGGGTTAGAAAAAGAAAATATTTTAATTGTAGATGACGATATTCATATACTAGAGCTTTTACAGCGTCATTTACAAGCTTTAAATTACCACGTATACAAGGCTGTGTCTGTTAAACAGGCTTTATACGTATTGCATGACTCTACTATAGATTTGTTAATTACAGACATACAAATGCCAGAGATTGATGGTCTGCAGTTACTAAAATACACAGCAGAACATTATCCAGAAATTCCTAAATTAGTTATTACTGGCTACCCATCTGTAGATGATGCTATGAGTGTTATAAAATCTGGCGCTACAGATTACCTTACCAAACCTTTTACAAAAGAAGAATTAAAACAGGCAGTAAATAGGTCTTTAGAAAGTTCTAAAAAAACTAAAAAACCAAAGGAAAAAAAACAAACAGCTGTTTCTGGTTACGGACAAATGATTGGGCAGTCTACTGCTTTTGAAAAAGTAACTCAAATTATAGAGCGCGTAAAAAATAACAAGGCAACTGTTTTAATAGAGGGTGAAAGTGGCACAGGTAAAGAACTTGTGGCAAGAGCTATTCATTTTTCTGGTAAGTTTGCCAAACAGCCTTTTATTGCTGTTAACTGTGGTGCCATACCAGAAAACCTATTAGAGTCAGAACTTTTTGGGTATACAAAAGGTGCTTTTACAGGAGCTAACGAAAATAAAAATGGTTTTTTTCAGGCAGCAAATAATGGTACGTTGTTTTTAGATGAAATTGGCAACGCTTCTACTGCTGTACAAGCCAAATTACTAAGAGCATTACAAGAAAAAGAAATTACAAAAGTAGGCTCGCAAAAAGTAGAAAAAGTAGACTTGCGTATTATTGCTGCAACTAACAACAATTTACAAGAAGATATTGCTAATAAAAGCTTTAGAGAAGATTTGTATTACAGGCTAACTGTAGTGCAAATAGACGTGCCACCATTACGAGAAAGAAAATCTGATATTCCGCTACTGGTAGAACAGTTTTTAAGAAAATATGGTGTAGAATACAAAGATCGTTTATTACAAATTACAGACGATGCTTTAAAAATGTTACAAAGGTATCATTGGCAAGGCAATATTAGAGAGCTAGAAAATGTAATACAACGCGCTGTTATTATGAGCGATGGAAAAATTGACATAAAAGATTTTCCAGATTATTTAAAATACAAAATAGAATTTCCAGATGCTTCTTTTTCAAGCTTACAGCAAATGGAAAAAGAGTACATTTTAAAAGTATTGGCTGCCACAAACAATAATAAAACAAAGGCAGCAGAAATTCTTCAAATAGACCGTAAAACTTTACGTCAAAAATTAAAATAA
- a CDS encoding sensor histidine kinase gives MVTAEEKLRERIKELTCLYDVTSIIVNCDYNEIEVGLQAIVSCLKNAWQYIDDTYVVLTTNTYHIQTKKEHNNYIFLSSAITLFNKEIGTIKVGYPSKKYSVLDFLEEEQQLLNNVCLEVGNLLERKEIKENEILIKRQVEQSDRLRILGEITAGIAHELNTPLANILGFAELLKDRNKEDTQATKDVDKIINSAIYSREVVKKLMFFACEMPQQKSLVNIIPICKEAIELLKPILKTKSIALNITSSNPEVALKIDRIQLTQVLFNLVINAIYFSEEKGIINLEIKDKSTTVEIHIKDQGSGIDPKLGNKIFEPFFTTKPVGDGSGLGLSVVHGIVKSHKGNLSYSANTSKGTIFTVTIPKL, from the coding sequence ATGGTAACAGCAGAAGAAAAACTTAGAGAGCGTATTAAAGAACTCACTTGTTTGTATGACGTTACTTCTATAATTGTTAATTGCGATTATAATGAGATTGAAGTTGGTTTACAAGCCATTGTATCTTGCTTAAAAAACGCATGGCAATATATAGATGACACCTATGTTGTACTTACTACTAATACCTACCATATTCAAACTAAAAAAGAACATAACAACTATATTTTTCTAAGCTCCGCTATTACGTTATTTAATAAAGAAATTGGGACTATAAAAGTTGGTTATCCATCTAAAAAATACAGTGTTTTAGATTTTCTTGAAGAAGAACAACAACTGCTAAATAATGTTTGTTTAGAGGTTGGTAACTTACTAGAACGCAAAGAAATTAAGGAAAACGAAATTTTAATTAAAAGACAAGTAGAACAATCAGACAGGTTGCGTATACTTGGTGAAATTACAGCAGGTATTGCTCATGAGCTAAATACACCACTTGCCAATATTTTAGGTTTTGCAGAGCTTTTAAAAGACCGCAACAAAGAAGATACGCAAGCAACTAAAGATGTAGATAAAATAATAAATAGTGCAATTTACTCTAGAGAAGTTGTAAAAAAACTAATGTTTTTTGCTTGTGAAATGCCACAACAAAAAAGCTTGGTTAATATTATTCCTATTTGCAAAGAAGCTATTGAGCTTTTAAAACCAATACTAAAGACAAAAAGTATTGCTCTAAATATTACCTCTAGCAATCCTGAAGTTGCCTTAAAAATAGACCGTATACAACTTACCCAAGTACTATTTAACTTGGTTATAAATGCTATTTATTTTTCTGAGGAAAAGGGAATCATCAACCTAGAAATAAAAGACAAATCTACTACTGTAGAAATACATATTAAAGACCAAGGTAGTGGCATAGATCCTAAATTAGGTAACAAAATTTTTGAACCCTTTTTTACTACCAAACCAGTTGGTGATGGGTCTGGCTTAGGATTAAGCGTAGTGCACGGCATTGTTAAAAGTCATAAAGGAAACTTAAGCTATAGTGCTAATACATCTAAGGGAACTATATTTACTGTTACAATTCCTAAACTGTAA
- a CDS encoding peroxiredoxin, with translation MASLRLGDEAPDFTADSSVGTINLYDYLGDSWGILFSHPADFTPVCTTELGTAAQFKDEFDKRNVKMIALSVDGAASHNEWIKDINEVQNTTVTFPIIADEDKKVSTLYDMIHPNADNHLTVRSVFIIGPDKKVKLTLTYPASTGRNFYELLRVIDSLQLTANHKVATPANWKNGEKVVVSPAIATSDAEKIFSKGVEEIKPYLRMTPDPTA, from the coding sequence ATGGCTAGTTTAAGATTGGGTGATGAAGCACCAGATTTTACTGCAGACAGTTCTGTAGGAACAATAAATTTATACGATTATTTAGGTGATAGCTGGGGAATTCTTTTTTCTCATCCGGCAGATTTTACTCCAGTTTGTACTACAGAATTAGGTACTGCTGCACAATTTAAAGATGAGTTTGATAAGCGCAATGTAAAAATGATTGCATTAAGCGTAGATGGTGCAGCTTCTCATAACGAGTGGATTAAAGATATTAACGAAGTACAAAATACTACAGTTACTTTTCCTATAATTGCAGATGAAGACAAAAAAGTATCTACATTATATGATATGATACACCCAAACGCAGACAACCACTTAACAGTACGTTCTGTTTTTATAATTGGGCCAGATAAAAAAGTAAAATTAACACTTACGTACCCTGCTTCTACAGGTCGTAATTTTTATGAGTTGTTGCGTGTAATAGACTCTTTACAACTTACAGCAAATCATAAAGTAGCTACACCTGCCAATTGGAAAAATGGAGAAAAAGTAGTTGTTAGTCCTGCTATTGCTACTAGTGATGCAGAAAAAATATTCTCTAAAGGTGTAGAAGAAATTAAACCTTATTTAAGGATGACACCAGACCCTACTGCCTAA
- the dinB gene encoding DNA polymerase IV, whose product MTKDLPLRKIIHVDMDAFYASVEQLDNPELIGKPLAVGGGEKRGVVSAASYEARKFGVRSAMSGYMAKRNCPDLIFVPPRFARYKEISQKIRAIFYDYTDLVEPLSLDEAYLDVTVNKKGNPSASLLAKEIRERIFNELGLTASAGISINKFIAKVASDYNKPNGQKTVNPEEVLSFLEELEIRKFYGVGKVTAEKMYKVGIFTGLDLKNKTLEFLENNFGKSGAYYYHVVRGIHNSPVKPNRIPKSVGAERTFNENLSSEIFMLERLENIASELERRLKKTKIAGKTITLKIKYSDFTLQTRSKTIPYFIADKDLILEIAKELLYQEKLENSVRLLGISLANLNTSDKKKPEQESISVQLKFLF is encoded by the coding sequence ATGACCAAGGATTTACCTTTACGAAAAATTATTCATGTAGATATGGATGCCTTTTACGCATCAGTAGAACAGTTAGATAATCCTGAGCTTATTGGTAAGCCATTGGCTGTTGGCGGCGGCGAAAAAAGAGGTGTTGTTTCTGCGGCTAGTTATGAGGCTCGTAAATTTGGCGTACGCTCTGCTATGAGTGGCTATATGGCAAAACGTAATTGTCCAGATTTAATTTTTGTACCACCCAGGTTTGCTAGGTATAAAGAAATATCACAAAAAATTAGAGCCATTTTTTACGACTATACAGATCTGGTAGAACCGCTTTCTTTAGACGAGGCTTATTTAGATGTTACGGTAAACAAAAAAGGGAATCCGTCTGCGTCATTACTTGCAAAAGAAATAAGAGAACGTATTTTTAATGAACTAGGACTTACCGCTTCTGCAGGCATATCTATAAATAAATTTATTGCCAAAGTTGCAAGTGATTACAACAAACCAAACGGACAAAAAACGGTTAACCCAGAAGAAGTTTTATCTTTTTTAGAAGAGTTAGAAATTCGTAAATTTTATGGTGTAGGTAAGGTTACCGCAGAAAAAATGTACAAAGTAGGCATATTTACGGGTTTAGATCTTAAAAATAAAACCTTAGAGTTTTTAGAAAATAATTTTGGTAAAAGTGGAGCCTACTACTACCACGTTGTTAGAGGCATACACAATAGCCCTGTAAAACCAAACCGAATACCAAAATCTGTTGGTGCAGAACGTACTTTTAATGAAAATTTAAGTAGTGAAATTTTTATGCTAGAACGATTAGAAAATATTGCTAGCGAATTAGAACGCCGACTTAAGAAAACCAAAATTGCGGGTAAAACAATTACTTTAAAAATTAAGTATAGCGATTTTACTTTGCAGACAAGAAGTAAAACTATACCTTATTTTATTGCAGATAAAGATTTGATTTTAGAAATAGCAAAAGAATTATTATACCAAGAAAAGCTTGAAAATTCAGTTCGCTTATTAGGCATTTCATTGGCAAACTTAAATACTTCAGACAAGAAAAAACCAGAACAAGAAAGTATTAGCGTACAGTTAAAGTTTCTGTTTTAA
- a CDS encoding nucleoside-diphosphate sugar epimerase: MKTKEKTAIVLGATGVTGSALVSLLTHHNAYAKIKLFSRSISGFTHPKIDEYIVDLQDLEKHKSSFTADEVHCCIGTTKAKTPNKETYKNIDYGIPLQAAKLCKENGIGTYMVISALGANASSSVFYNKIKGQMENDVIALQIPKTHILQPSLIAGKRDEKRMGEWLAKQFFKVFQFLLIGSLKKYRPIPPETIAKAMVWLGNNEESTIKIQSDKIKELGEE; the protein is encoded by the coding sequence ATGAAAACAAAAGAAAAAACAGCTATTGTCTTAGGTGCAACCGGTGTAACTGGTAGTGCTTTGGTATCTTTATTAACTCACCATAATGCGTATGCAAAAATAAAGCTATTTTCTAGATCTATAAGTGGTTTTACTCACCCAAAAATTGACGAATACATAGTAGACCTTCAAGATTTAGAAAAACATAAAAGTAGTTTTACTGCAGATGAGGTGCATTGTTGTATTGGAACTACTAAGGCCAAGACACCCAATAAAGAAACTTATAAAAATATAGATTACGGCATACCATTACAAGCCGCAAAATTATGCAAAGAAAATGGTATTGGTACATATATGGTTATATCTGCCTTAGGAGCAAATGCATCTAGTTCGGTTTTTTATAATAAGATAAAAGGCCAAATGGAAAATGATGTAATTGCGTTACAAATACCAAAAACACATATACTGCAACCGTCTTTAATTGCAGGTAAAAGAGATGAAAAAAGAATGGGCGAGTGGTTGGCAAAACAGTTTTTTAAGGTGTTTCAGTTTTTACTAATTGGTTCTTTAAAAAAATACAGACCCATACCCCCAGAAACAATTGCAAAAGCTATGGTTTGGTTAGGAAATAATGAAGAAAGTACTATAAAAATACAGTCTGATAAGATTAAAGAATTAGGAGAGGAATAA